In Rhea pennata isolate bPtePen1 chromosome 8, bPtePen1.pri, whole genome shotgun sequence, one genomic interval encodes:
- the SPATA1 gene encoding spermatogenesis-associated protein 1 isoform X1, which translates to MLFGRMRPPTSQLVELHVFYVPEEVWNFKLNTVSAALSNKFISAGFIRVSPHITLRVLREKLGEYLGGAAVADKFIFLKCIGKKLAVVKAKQEAELELKSFAPPYALYPELYLLPGVEYFEDVYPLSSSHQERHHFNAEANRFSHGSRLSSHPRAKNEKSKQFLESRQSSHLLENQEVHSSVEWAEKQSVLVFHANHEQGQNSRIQEKPVQFREKAQNGSSGALFVPSNSNTADGESQKNCMLLQNPQQNHPRQDQKEHNAPEWNDKAKGTALTLHVNHSDEQGRNNPTPTNYIKYQKELNPKLLVTNMENNNHQEDTNLRRNRTRDSGIPKMWEDQTIEHHIHSNQSLQQYRVVRSVADRGEKQDNQADENNQNHLTCPKDYLSPPSPPFLALSVNPTQVPASQAEKNKMAEQLQQMKKDRRCMERTREDLIKKAKGLLEQNKLRRYHVREEWKKKYFETKKATISLEDILNKLRQDLEFYYQKLLLQLEARDTRKRPNNTTNSKNNTVIQIITLQHDIDQLRRQLDDTKMKLVIEIKMRKQAASDLRALRAELTQKKIHSAFILQSGKSGI; encoded by the exons GGTGTCTCCTCACATCACACTAAGAGTGCTGCGGGAGAAGCTTGGAGAGTACCTGGGTGGAGCTGCAGTTGCagataaatttatatttttaaaatgcattggGAAAAAACTAGCAGTG gtgaaagcaaagcaagaagcAGAACTAGAACTGAAGTCATTTGCTCCTCCTTAT GCACTTTATCCTGAATTATATTTATTACCTGGAGTGGAATACTTTGAAGATGTTTATCCATTATCATCATCACATCAAGAAAGACATCACTTTAATGCAGAAGCTAATAGGTTTAGTCATGGATCAAGATTATCCAGTCATCCCCGggcaaaaaatgagaaaagtaaacAATTTTTAGAAAGCAGACAAAGCAGTCATCTGCTAGAAAATCAGGAAGTGCACAGTTCTGTGGAATGGGCTGAGAAACAGTCTGTTCTGGTTTTTCACGCAAATCATGAGCAAGGCCAGAACAGCAGAATTCAAGAAAAACCAGTTCAGTTTAGAGAGAAAG CTCAAAATGGATCCAGTGGAGCTCTCTTTGTGCCAAGTAATTCAAATACTGCAGATGGGGAATCTCAGAAGAACTGTATGTTATTACAGAACCCTCAGCAAAACCATCCTAGACAGGATCAAAAAGAGCATAATGCTCCTGAATGGAATGACAAAGCCAAAGGAACTGCTCTTACTCTTCATGTAAATCACAGTGATGAACAAGGCCGGAATAACCCAACCCCTacaaattacattaaatatCAAAAGG AACTAAACCCCAAATTGCTAGTCACCAACATGGAAAATAACAACCATCAAGAAGATACCAATCTAAGAAGGAATAGAACACGGGATTCTGGAATCCCTAAAATGTGGGAAGACCAAACCATAGAACATCATATACATAGTAACCAAAG CTTGCAACAGTACAGAGTTGTCAGGTCTGTAGCTGATCGTGGTGAAAAACAGGATAATCAG GCAGATGAGAACAACCAAAATCATCTTACATGTCCAAAAGACTATCTCTCTCCTCCTAGCCCACCTTTTCTGGCACTTTCTGTGAATCCAACTCAAGTTCCTGCAAGTCAGGCAGAAA aaaacaagatGGCAGAACAACTGCAGCAGatgaagaaagacagaaggtGCATGGAAAGAACTAGAGAAGACCTGATCAAAAAAGCCAAAGGGCTACTGGAACAAAATAAGCTGAGGAGATACCATG TTCGtgaggaatggaaaaaaaagtacttcgAAACAAAGAAAGCTACAATTTCACTGGAGGACATTTTAAACAAACTACGACAAGATTTAGAGTTTTACTACCAGAAAttacttctgcagctggaagCCAGAGATACCCGAAAACGACCAAATAATACAACAAATTCCAAG AATAATACAGTCATCCAGATTATTACACTACAGCACGATATTGATCAACTGAGGAGGCAGCTGGATGACACAAAAATGAAACTCGTAATAGAAATTAAG ATGAGAAAACAGGCAGCATCTGATTTACGAGcactgagagcagagctgaCACAGAAGAAGATTCATTCAGCTTTCATTCTCCAGTCTGGAAAATCAGGAATTTAA
- the SPATA1 gene encoding spermatogenesis-associated protein 1 isoform X2, whose translation MLFGRMRPPTSQLVELHVFYVPEEVWNFKLNTVSAALSNKFISAGFIRVSPHITLRVLREKLGEYLGGAAVADKFIFLKCIGKKLAVVKAKQEAELELKSFAPPYALYPELYLLPGVEYFEDVYPLSSSHQERHHFNAEANRFSHGSRLSSHPRAKNEKSKQFLESRQSSHLLENQEVHSSVEWAEKQSVLVFHANHEQGQNSRIQEKPVQFREKAQNGSSGALFVPSNSNTADGESQKNCMLLQNPQQNHPRQDQKEHNAPEWNDKAKGTALTLHVNHSDEQGRNNPTPTNYIKYQKELNPKLLVTNMENNNHQEDTNLRRNRTRDSGIPKMWEDQTIEHHIHSNQSLQQYRVVRSVADRGEKQDNQADENNQNHLTCPKDYLSPPSPPFLALSVNPTQVPASQAEKNKMAEQLQQMKKDRRCMERTREDLIKKAKGLLEQNKLRRYHVREEWKKKYFETKKATISLEDILNKLRQDLEFYYQKLLLQLEARDTRKRPNNTTNSKQQGMEELFTPS comes from the exons GGTGTCTCCTCACATCACACTAAGAGTGCTGCGGGAGAAGCTTGGAGAGTACCTGGGTGGAGCTGCAGTTGCagataaatttatatttttaaaatgcattggGAAAAAACTAGCAGTG gtgaaagcaaagcaagaagcAGAACTAGAACTGAAGTCATTTGCTCCTCCTTAT GCACTTTATCCTGAATTATATTTATTACCTGGAGTGGAATACTTTGAAGATGTTTATCCATTATCATCATCACATCAAGAAAGACATCACTTTAATGCAGAAGCTAATAGGTTTAGTCATGGATCAAGATTATCCAGTCATCCCCGggcaaaaaatgagaaaagtaaacAATTTTTAGAAAGCAGACAAAGCAGTCATCTGCTAGAAAATCAGGAAGTGCACAGTTCTGTGGAATGGGCTGAGAAACAGTCTGTTCTGGTTTTTCACGCAAATCATGAGCAAGGCCAGAACAGCAGAATTCAAGAAAAACCAGTTCAGTTTAGAGAGAAAG CTCAAAATGGATCCAGTGGAGCTCTCTTTGTGCCAAGTAATTCAAATACTGCAGATGGGGAATCTCAGAAGAACTGTATGTTATTACAGAACCCTCAGCAAAACCATCCTAGACAGGATCAAAAAGAGCATAATGCTCCTGAATGGAATGACAAAGCCAAAGGAACTGCTCTTACTCTTCATGTAAATCACAGTGATGAACAAGGCCGGAATAACCCAACCCCTacaaattacattaaatatCAAAAGG AACTAAACCCCAAATTGCTAGTCACCAACATGGAAAATAACAACCATCAAGAAGATACCAATCTAAGAAGGAATAGAACACGGGATTCTGGAATCCCTAAAATGTGGGAAGACCAAACCATAGAACATCATATACATAGTAACCAAAG CTTGCAACAGTACAGAGTTGTCAGGTCTGTAGCTGATCGTGGTGAAAAACAGGATAATCAG GCAGATGAGAACAACCAAAATCATCTTACATGTCCAAAAGACTATCTCTCTCCTCCTAGCCCACCTTTTCTGGCACTTTCTGTGAATCCAACTCAAGTTCCTGCAAGTCAGGCAGAAA aaaacaagatGGCAGAACAACTGCAGCAGatgaagaaagacagaaggtGCATGGAAAGAACTAGAGAAGACCTGATCAAAAAAGCCAAAGGGCTACTGGAACAAAATAAGCTGAGGAGATACCATG TTCGtgaggaatggaaaaaaaagtacttcgAAACAAAGAAAGCTACAATTTCACTGGAGGACATTTTAAACAAACTACGACAAGATTTAGAGTTTTACTACCAGAAAttacttctgcagctggaagCCAGAGATACCCGAAAACGACCAAATAATACAACAAATTCCAAG CAACAGGGAATGGAAGAACTTTTCACACCTAGCTGA
- the CTBS gene encoding di-N-acetylchitobiase codes for MRWPLGGGARRWLLPLALLPLLGGGDACPCRDPRLCDPVTGTTDFEVFVFDVGKKAWKSYDWSKVTTVAAFGQYDSELMCYAHSKGARIVLKGDVSLKEIVDPAKRAAWISQQVDLAKKQYMDGINIDIEQEVNETSPEYYALTELVRETTDAFHREIPGSQVTFDVAWSPACIDRRCYNYTGIADACDFLFVMSYDEQSQIWTECVAKANAPYLQTLVGYEEYITMGIDLKKLVMGVPWYGYDYVCLDLSKDHVCSLSKVPFRGAPCSDAAGRQVPYGAIMKKVNSSISGILWDEVQKSPFYEYKDSLGNFHQVWYDDPRSISSKAAYAKNRGLRGIGMWNGNSLDYSRESEAEQQTEAMWKALTP; via the exons ATGAGGTGGCCGttgggcggcggcgcgcggcgctggCTGCTGCCGCTCGCGCTGCTACCGCTGCTGGGCGGCGGCGACGCCTGCCCGTGCCGGGACCCGCGGCTCTGCGACCCCGTCACGGGCACCACCGACTTCGAG GTGTTTGTGTTTGATGTGGGAAAGAAGGCCTGGAAATCCTATGATTGGTCAAAAGTTACCACTGTGGCAGCCTTTGGGCAGTACGATTCAGAGCTTATGTGCTACGCTCATTCGAAAGGCGCCAGGATAGTGCTAAAAG GTGATGTATCTCTTAAGGAAATTGTTGATCCTGCTAAAAGAGCAGCCTGGATATCTCAACAGGTGGATCTTGCCAAAAAACAATATATGGATGGAATTAATATAGACATAGAACAGGAAGTTAATGAAACTTCCCCTGAGTATTATGCATTAACAGAGCTTGTTAGAGAAACTACAGATGCTTTTCACAGAGAAATTCCAGGATCACAG GTAACATTTGACGTGGCTTGGTCTCCAGCATGCATTGATAGAAGGTGCTACAACTACACTGGGATTGCAGATGCCTGTGATTTCTTATTTGTGATGTCATATGATGAGCAGAGCCAGATCTGGACGGAATGTGTTGCAAAAGCCAACGCTCCTTACCTTCAGACATTAGTTG GATATGAAGAGTACATTACTATGGGCATTGATCTTAAGAAGCTTGTGATGGGTGTTCCCTGGTATGGCTATGATTATGTCTGTTTAGACTTATCTAAG GATCATGTTTGTTCGCTTTCCAAAGTACCTTTCCGAGGGGCTCCATGCAGTGACGCTGCAGGGCGTCAGGTCCCCTATGGAGCAATAATGAAGAAGGTGAATAGTTCTATTTCAGGGATCCTGTGGGATGAGGTGCAGAAGTCTCCATTTTATGAATATAAG gactCTCTTGGTAACTTCCACCAGGTATGGTATGACGACCCTCGTAGCATCTCTTCAAAAGCAGCATATGCAAAGAATCGAGGTTTAAGGGGCATTGGCATGTGGAATGGAAATAGTCTTGACTACTCGAGGGAATCCGAAGCAGAACAACAAACTGAAGCAATGTGGAAAGCCTTGACACCGTAA